A genomic segment from Elusimicrobium sp. encodes:
- a CDS encoding STAS domain-containing protein codes for MLRPKLFTLLQNHPEEFSSQRILKDLSAGLVVACVALPLSIALAIASGVTPEKGLITAIVAGFIISLLGGSRVQIGGPTGAFVVIVYGILQQFGMAGLLTATIMAGIILMFMGLFKFGAFIKFIPYPVTTGFTSGIAVVLFSTQINDFLGLNLTDIPSAFFAKWNLYFHTLSAINWQTLAVGLLTLGIILFWPKKWRALPGSLAALIITTLLVKFSGMNVATITSTFGQVDGTLVMPHMPGEISYEVIRKLLPSAFTIAFLAGIESLLSAVVADGMIGKRHSSNMELVATGLANVASGLFGGLPATGAIARTAANIENGGRTPVAGMAHACFLFVMMMCLMKYIGLIPMTSLAAILFLVAYRMSDWRSFTALFKAPASDIAILLTTFTLTVVEDLVVAIEFGLVLAAVLFMKRMADVYQIKNADDDIMDEVRQKDDIDTKIIAKHVSVYEINGPFFFGAANKFLDSLEHHKDCKVLILRMRSVPAIDATGYHALERIYNRCQKEGVQLVLSHVQKHVLKTLDKYGFVEKIGTDHICKNIDLSLMRAESIISGRNHFLE; via the coding sequence ATGCTTAGACCTAAATTATTCACGCTTCTTCAAAATCACCCTGAAGAATTTTCTTCCCAACGGATTTTGAAAGATTTAAGCGCAGGCCTTGTTGTGGCTTGTGTGGCTTTACCTCTTTCCATTGCGTTGGCAATCGCCTCCGGCGTAACCCCCGAAAAAGGCCTTATTACTGCCATTGTGGCCGGGTTTATCATTTCGCTACTGGGCGGAAGCCGGGTTCAAATCGGCGGCCCTACCGGGGCATTTGTGGTAATTGTGTACGGAATTTTACAACAGTTCGGCATGGCCGGGCTGTTAACCGCTACCATTATGGCCGGTATTATTTTGATGTTTATGGGGCTTTTTAAGTTCGGGGCGTTTATCAAATTTATCCCCTATCCCGTAACCACCGGTTTTACAAGCGGAATTGCGGTAGTGCTGTTTTCCACCCAAATAAACGATTTCTTGGGGTTAAACCTAACGGATATCCCCAGTGCGTTTTTTGCCAAGTGGAACTTATATTTTCACACTCTGTCGGCCATCAACTGGCAGACGCTGGCAGTTGGGTTATTAACCTTGGGAATTATTCTCTTTTGGCCGAAAAAATGGCGCGCATTACCCGGCTCTTTGGCGGCGTTAATCATTACCACGCTGTTGGTTAAATTCTCGGGTATGAATGTAGCCACCATCACTTCTACTTTCGGGCAGGTGGACGGCACGCTTGTTATGCCGCATATGCCGGGTGAAATTTCTTATGAAGTGATTCGCAAACTTCTCCCCTCTGCTTTTACCATTGCCTTTTTGGCCGGGATAGAAAGCCTGCTTTCCGCCGTAGTAGCGGACGGTATGATTGGGAAACGCCACAGTTCCAACATGGAACTTGTAGCCACGGGCTTGGCCAATGTGGCCTCCGGCTTATTTGGCGGCCTTCCCGCCACGGGCGCCATCGCCCGCACCGCGGCCAACATTGAAAACGGCGGCCGTACCCCTGTTGCGGGTATGGCCCATGCGTGTTTTCTGTTTGTCATGATGATGTGCCTGATGAAATACATTGGTCTTATCCCCATGACTTCTCTGGCGGCCATTTTGTTTTTAGTGGCATACCGCATGAGCGATTGGCGTTCTTTTACAGCCTTATTTAAGGCTCCTGCCAGCGATATCGCCATTTTGCTAACTACTTTTACCCTTACGGTGGTGGAAGATTTAGTGGTAGCCATTGAATTTGGGCTCGTTTTGGCAGCTGTTCTGTTTATGAAAAGAATGGCCGATGTTTACCAAATCAAAAATGCCGACGACGATATTATGGACGAAGTCCGCCAAAAAGACGATATCGACACCAAGATTATCGCCAAACATGTAAGCGTGTACGAAATCAACGGGCCTTTCTTTTTCGGCGCGGCCAACAAGTTTTTAGACTCATTGGAACACCACAAAGATTGCAAAGTGCTTATTTTGCGTATGCGTAGCGTGCCGGCAATTGATGCCACCGGCTACCACGCCTTGGAACGCATCTACAACCGTTGCCAAAAAGAAGGAGTACA